One Spinacia oleracea cultivar Varoflay chromosome 4, BTI_SOV_V1, whole genome shotgun sequence DNA segment encodes these proteins:
- the LOC110793188 gene encoding uncharacterized protein, with protein sequence MARLILRHLLAYRHHMYVQGTTDATWCKYFPSTLKGVASKWFKKLPAGTINTYAELEMLFSARFMAYKEEKKTSMHLGRIQQGKDESLRSYVRRFNLESGQIPNLPDGVAFDNFFRGLKKGSFKFDLVKKSVRNMADALDEAESFIHATEICSVPKESKGTEATDHPQRKDKSDKKTSRPNGAWAIEKKGYQADRSQGQKRGRPYDKERFEYNIDLYTILLDVSDRYEIDRPFPMKSPVETRDSSLYCKFHCDVGHDTKDCKSLRRALDGLAAKGFLKSYLSTSTGGSGKKFYKKSKSPSYRRDDNDTVPELVVVISGGLAAGGPTMRGQKDYASRLGQVMLSGKAPIDHFPKVEICESDRGKVATPHDDPLVIELKVANLKVRRILVDTGSSSDIISTACLSRLEHDPKTIEKIHYPIIRFGGGIIHPQGIITLPLRVGGRHQSKNLNVRFLIVKDLTAYNIILGRPTLNQAKAVVVTHLMLMKYVCDKGQVGIIHGDQQLARDCYLTTLSPEAWGKTDEARASSKGKLDEMEEKVKKEIFTIATAHMETRRPGSVGGHYEIILDEARPDRTVPVGVSPDDQLGAHLVTLPREF encoded by the coding sequence ATGGCACGTCTGATCCTGAGACACCTCTTGGCCTATCGGCATCATATGTATGTCCAGGGAACTACTGATGCAacctggtgcaaatactttccgTCCACTCTGAAAGGGGTTGCGTCCAAATGGTTCAAGAAGTTGCCTGCGGGAACGATCAACACATATGCCGAATTGGAGATGTTATTTTCAGCAAGATTTATGGCTTataaagaagagaaaaagacgAGCATGCACTTGGGGCGAATACAGCAAGGAAAAGATGAATCTTTGCGAAGCTATGTTCGACGTTTCAATTTGGAATCAGGACAGATTCCAAACCTACCTGACGGGGTGGCGTTTGATAATTTCTTTAGGGGACTTAAGAAGGGATCCTTTAAGTTCGATTTGGTGAagaaaagtgtgagaaataTGGCCGACGCTTTGGATGAGGCCGAGTCCTTTATTCATGCCACTGAAATCTGCTCCGTCCCCAAAGAGTCTAAGGGAACAGAGGCCACAGATCATCCTCAGCGCAAGGATAAGTCAGACAAAAAGACCAGCCGTCCGAATGGGGCATGGGCCATTGAAAAGAAAGGATATCAGGCAGACCGCTCCCAAGGACAGAAGAGAGGACGACCCTATGACAAAGAAAGGTTCGAATACAACATTGACCTGTATACGATACTGCTAGATGTCAGTGATAGGTATGAGATTGATCGACCATTCCCCATGAAGTCGCCGGTGGAAACTCGGGACAGCTCGCTTTACTGTAAGTTCCATTGTGATGTGGGACATGATACAAAAGATTGCAAGTCCCTACGAAGGGCTCTCGATGGATTAGCCGCTAAAGGGTTCCTGAAATCCTATCTCAGCACAAGCACAGGGGGAAGTGGTAAAAAATTCTACAAGAAAAGCAAGTCACCGTCATACCGACGTGATGACAATGACACTGTCCCAGAACTTGTGGTCGTCATCTCAGGAGGTCTAGCCGCTGGGGGCCCAACAATGAGAGGTCAAAAAGACTATGCAAGCCGGTTGGGACAGGTCATGCTGTCTGGAAAAGCTCCAATTGACCATTTCCCTAAAGTGGAGATTTGTGAATCTGACAGGGGCAAGGTCGCCACTCCACATGACGACCCCTTGGTTATTGAATTGAAGGTAGCAAACCTCAAAGTAAGGCGTATCTTAGTAGATACGGGGAGTTCGTCAGACATTATCAGCACAGCTTGTCTAAGTCGTCTTGAGCATGATCCAAAGACAATTGAAAAGATACATTATCCGATCATTAGATTCGGAGGCGGCATAATTCATCCCCAGGGGATAATCACTCTGCCCCTACGAGTTGGAGGCCGGCATCAAAGTAAGAACTTGAACGTCCGCTTTCTAATTGTAAAGGACCTCACTGCTTACAATATCATACTGGGTCGTCCAACTTTGAATCAGGCCAAGGCAGTGGTCGTCACTCATCTTATGCTCATGAAGTATGTCTGTGATAAAGGTCAGGTCGGCATAATTCATGGTGATCAACAGCTAGCAAGAGATTGTTACCTCACTACGCTAAGTCCCGAGGCTTGGGGGAAAACTGACGAAGCAAGAGCAAGCTCAAAAGGAAAACTAGATGAGATGGAGGAGAAAGTCAAGAAAGAGATCTTTACCATTGCCACGGCTCACATGGAAACAAGGCGGCCTGGGTCGGTTGGTGGACATTATGAAATCATCCTTGATGAAGCGCGTCCAGATAGGACGGTGCCAGTAGGGGTCTCTCCTGACGACCAGCTTGGGGCACATTTGGTCACTCTCCCGAGGGAATTCTAG